The Paenibacillus tianjinensis genome has a window encoding:
- a CDS encoding VOC family protein yields the protein MAVLKWDHLVHYVNDLDQPVQSFGEQGLVAFRGGSHKAWGTYNALSYFGLTYLEFLGIENLELAQATEHNVVVRDAVTVLPEHEVLSRVVLRTDDIEAVEASLKAAGLSLSPIIDGRRLDNKGNLIEWRMMTIDGNFQGLVYPFIIQWNGTDEERLEHLTSSGIIQAHPAGNVDIVSAVFRVSDPAAAAKHWGELFGLPVTESGVNLFSLKIGDQSFDFEQGDDNQFKQVLFTTDSPSLKGKMIRVGEGEYVFA from the coding sequence ATGGCAGTACTGAAATGGGATCATCTGGTGCACTATGTCAACGATCTGGATCAGCCGGTGCAAAGCTTTGGTGAACAGGGCTTGGTTGCTTTCCGGGGGGGATCTCATAAGGCTTGGGGAACTTATAATGCTTTAAGTTACTTTGGGCTGACCTATCTTGAGTTCCTCGGCATCGAGAACCTGGAATTAGCACAAGCGACTGAGCACAATGTTGTAGTGAGGGATGCCGTAACAGTCCTTCCAGAGCATGAAGTCTTAAGCAGAGTGGTGCTCCGGACGGATGATATTGAAGCTGTCGAAGCTTCACTGAAGGCTGCAGGGCTATCCCTATCTCCCATCATTGACGGCCGGCGTCTGGATAATAAGGGCAATTTAATCGAGTGGCGGATGATGACCATTGACGGAAACTTCCAAGGACTGGTCTATCCGTTCATCATTCAGTGGAACGGAACCGATGAAGAACGGCTGGAACACCTAACGTCATCCGGTATCATCCAGGCCCATCCTGCGGGCAATGTTGATATCGTAAGCGCGGTATTCAGAGTTTCCGATCCTGCCGCTGCCGCTAAGCATTGGGGAGAGCTGTTCGGATTGCCTGTTACAGAGTCTGGGGTTAATCTCTTCAGCCTTAAAATTGGAGATCAGTCCTTTGATTTCGAGCAGGGGGATGACAACCAGTTCAAACAGGTTCTTTTTACAACAGATTCACCATCCCTAAAAGGAAAAATGATTCGCGTGGGTGAAGGGGAATATGTCTTCGCTTAA
- a CDS encoding serine hydrolase domain-containing protein — MKKLLRRNRTILVSVVLLIVIIPTVVCWHQLGTLFTAGKYGSADEMVRTIMAKTATPGVAMVTSKQGKTDYKVYGYSDVDGQQKVTSETLFELGSATKAFTALAVVLLEEQGKLAYSDYVSEYLPEFVPTYRGGKAEISINQLMAHTSGIPSWTIKLIPEGTTADTLTQTIHKISDIALDTYPGTDYQYATINYDILAMIIEQVTGSSYQDFVTQNILIPLGMTDSYFSTGQEMKPDQLSKGYRVFFGKSLEYDAPRYYGNMAAGYLVTNLKDLEHWLNAQLGMGDVPDHLKQAIKQSHEADLETAGYEAEDLYYAYGWDNDPERRLISHTGMNPNFSSQVIIDLKQQEAVFVLANLNSTAPSLIAHNIYGSMNGNPMKPFNYDDSSILMDWVFSFLVLLAVISVIHKALKLMSGAGTSLHNERSRRRKRVGAGIHLIIRLLLLVLILIWPYLIHYDYYMISVWMSYSVIAWIGLAAISCVLAIILNLKRMAALRGR; from the coding sequence ATGAAGAAATTACTTAGAAGAAATAGGACGATACTGGTCAGTGTTGTATTGCTTATCGTAATCATCCCTACGGTTGTTTGTTGGCATCAGCTTGGAACTTTGTTTACAGCAGGGAAATATGGGAGTGCCGATGAAATGGTCCGGACGATTATGGCCAAAACAGCAACTCCTGGCGTAGCGATGGTAACATCCAAGCAAGGAAAGACGGATTATAAGGTATACGGTTATTCCGATGTTGATGGGCAACAGAAAGTCACCAGTGAAACACTCTTTGAATTGGGATCGGCTACTAAGGCGTTTACGGCTTTGGCTGTTGTTTTGCTGGAAGAACAGGGAAAGCTAGCGTACTCCGATTATGTCTCCGAATATCTTCCTGAATTTGTCCCTACCTATAGAGGGGGGAAAGCGGAGATCTCGATTAACCAGCTGATGGCTCATACAAGCGGAATTCCGTCGTGGACGATAAAGTTAATTCCTGAAGGGACTACAGCAGACACCCTTACACAAACTATACATAAGATTTCAGACATTGCCTTGGATACATACCCGGGAACAGACTATCAATATGCAACCATTAATTATGATATTCTGGCGATGATTATCGAACAAGTTACAGGTTCAAGCTATCAGGATTTTGTAACTCAGAATATACTTATTCCGCTGGGCATGACAGACAGTTATTTTTCAACAGGCCAGGAAATGAAGCCGGATCAGCTTAGTAAGGGTTACCGCGTGTTTTTTGGCAAAAGCTTAGAATATGATGCTCCGAGATATTACGGGAATATGGCTGCAGGTTATTTGGTGACGAATCTAAAGGATTTGGAGCACTGGCTTAATGCCCAGTTGGGAATGGGAGATGTACCGGATCATCTGAAACAAGCGATAAAGCAATCTCATGAGGCTGACTTGGAGACTGCCGGATATGAAGCTGAAGATTTGTACTATGCCTACGGGTGGGATAACGATCCAGAGAGGCGGCTGATCAGCCACACCGGAATGAATCCGAATTTTTCCTCACAGGTCATTATCGATCTGAAGCAGCAGGAAGCCGTATTTGTACTGGCTAATCTGAATTCAACCGCCCCGTCCCTGATTGCACACAACATATACGGCAGCATGAACGGAAATCCGATGAAACCTTTCAACTATGATGATAGCAGTATCTTAATGGATTGGGTATTTTCGTTCTTAGTCCTACTGGCAGTCATTAGCGTAATTCATAAGGCATTGAAACTGATGAGTGGGGCCGGAACAAGCTTACACAATGAACGGTCAAGACGCAGGAAAAGAGTTGGAGCGGGCATCCATCTGATCATTAGACTGCTGCTGCTGGTGTTGATACTGATCTGGCCTTATCTTATTCACTACGATTACTATATGATTAGCGTGTGGATGTCGTATTCTGTTATTGCGTGGATAGGACTTGCGGCGATTAGCTGTGTGTTGGCGATTATATTGAATCTGAAAAGAATGGCGGCGCTTAGGGGCCGTTAG
- a CDS encoding uroporphyrinogen decarboxylase family protein translates to MSEWSKQDRFKALLSGELADRPIVSGWRHFIDKEQNAEDLAATTVSFTRKYDWDWVKINPRATYLAEAWGNQYDFTDYQTVFPRQTTTVIPAAENLWDLDVKKATQTASLLEHLEAVKKIRQGLPDTPLIQTVFSPLTVLLFIVGRSAYVTKTVFGIEQPVTLESLFKEHRAAAHHALHVISLTLADYVQELQKAGSDGLFYAVTGTAHPGLFDEAMFDEFSRPYDSIVLEAASYGKNILHTCGAYAQPEKFNDYRIDGISWDTIAEGNPGLAANLKATKVGGVDHGLFAVNNIEQIKQQAQEALAFMKDKPFILSPNCAIPLNVTDEALEQFKNQVLE, encoded by the coding sequence ATGAGTGAATGGAGTAAGCAAGACCGGTTTAAAGCCTTATTATCCGGAGAACTGGCGGATCGTCCGATTGTCAGCGGATGGCGTCATTTTATTGACAAGGAACAAAATGCAGAGGATTTGGCGGCAACAACGGTTTCTTTTACGAGAAAATATGATTGGGACTGGGTCAAAATTAATCCAAGAGCGACCTACTTAGCTGAAGCTTGGGGCAATCAGTATGATTTTACGGATTATCAGACTGTATTTCCCAGACAGACAACGACGGTTATACCTGCAGCCGAGAATCTGTGGGATCTAGATGTGAAAAAGGCAACCCAGACTGCATCACTGCTGGAGCATTTAGAGGCGGTTAAAAAAATCCGTCAAGGGTTACCTGACACACCGCTCATCCAAACTGTATTTTCGCCATTAACGGTGCTGCTGTTTATTGTAGGGCGTTCTGCTTATGTAACCAAAACGGTGTTCGGCATTGAGCAGCCTGTTACTTTGGAATCTTTGTTCAAGGAGCATAGGGCGGCAGCACACCATGCGTTACATGTGATTTCATTAACCTTGGCCGATTATGTGCAGGAGCTGCAGAAGGCCGGTTCAGACGGTTTGTTCTATGCGGTAACAGGAACGGCACATCCGGGATTATTTGATGAAGCGATGTTTGATGAGTTCTCCAGGCCCTATGATTCAATTGTTCTGGAAGCCGCAAGCTATGGCAAAAACATTTTACATACCTGTGGTGCCTACGCCCAGCCTGAGAAATTTAATGATTACCGTATTGACGGAATCAGCTGGGATACGATAGCCGAAGGAAATCCGGGCCTTGCAGCCAATCTCAAAGCCACCAAGGTAGGCGGAGTGGATCATGGATTGTTTGCCGTAAACAACATAGAGCAAATTAAGCAGCAGGCTCAAGAGGCTTTGGCATTCATGAAAGACAAACCTTTTATTCTGTCGCCAAACTGTGCAATCCCGTTAAACGTAACAGATGAGGCGTTAGAGCAATTTAAAAACCAAGTATTGGAATAG
- a CDS encoding amidohydrolase, whose translation MDSQHELEQALAGQLIEVRRNLHREPELAYEEFRTTEKLREWLTNANIHILDLPLETGLIAEIGHGTGPIVAIRCDIDALPIEEQTELPFASEIPGKMHACGHDFHTAVILGAALLLKKRESELPGKVRVLFQPAEETGHGAESVLASGGLKDVAAIFGLHNSPDLPTGAFGTRTGALTAGVDRFEITVRGIGAHAAMPEKGVDTIMTAAQMITALQTIVSRLTSAIEPVVLSVTRIHGGFTWNVLPELVELEGTVRTYNEEIRRQIPIQMTRIIEGIAAGAGAEAQLHWYPGPPATINHGEWADFTKEVALEAGYDVHDIAPQMGGEDFSYYLQQIPGAFVNIGTGTAYALHHPRFDVDEAAILPAAKYFAALAEQALAKLQTKA comes from the coding sequence ATGGATTCACAACATGAGCTTGAACAAGCTTTAGCTGGCCAATTGATAGAGGTTCGGAGGAACCTGCACCGGGAACCGGAGCTGGCCTACGAAGAGTTTCGAACAACAGAGAAACTGCGGGAATGGCTGACAAATGCCAATATACATATCTTAGATCTCCCTTTAGAAACTGGTCTTATCGCAGAGATCGGACATGGTACCGGGCCCATTGTGGCTATCCGCTGTGATATCGATGCTCTTCCGATAGAAGAGCAAACGGAATTACCGTTTGCCTCTGAGATTCCAGGGAAAATGCATGCCTGTGGCCATGACTTCCACACCGCTGTCATTTTAGGTGCTGCCTTGTTGCTGAAGAAACGTGAAAGTGAACTGCCGGGTAAGGTCAGAGTATTGTTCCAGCCTGCAGAAGAAACAGGTCACGGGGCGGAAAGTGTCCTAGCCTCAGGCGGCCTCAAAGATGTAGCGGCTATATTTGGTTTACACAATTCCCCTGACTTACCTACAGGAGCCTTTGGAACGAGAACGGGAGCTTTAACAGCAGGTGTGGACCGGTTTGAAATTACCGTAAGAGGTATCGGTGCTCATGCGGCTATGCCGGAAAAAGGTGTAGATACCATTATGACCGCGGCACAAATGATAACGGCGCTGCAAACCATCGTAAGCCGTCTCACTAGTGCTATAGAGCCGGTAGTGTTGAGTGTTACCAGAATTCATGGGGGCTTCACATGGAATGTGCTGCCCGAGCTGGTTGAATTAGAAGGTACAGTTCGAACTTACAATGAAGAGATTCGCCGCCAAATCCCCATCCAAATGACCCGGATCATCGAAGGAATTGCCGCAGGAGCCGGGGCTGAGGCGCAATTGCATTGGTATCCGGGCCCGCCGGCAACGATTAATCACGGAGAATGGGCTGATTTTACCAAAGAGGTCGCCTTAGAAGCAGGATACGATGTGCATGATATTGCGCCGCAAATGGGAGGAGAAGATTTCTCCTATTATCTGCAGCAGATACCGGGTGCGTTTGTCAATATCGGAACAGGTACAGCGTATGCGTTGCACCACCCCCGATTCGATGTGGATGAGGCAGCCATACTGCCTGCTGCAAAATATTTTGCTGCATTGGCAGAGCAGGCCCTTGCGAAGCTGCAAACGAAGGCTTAA
- a CDS encoding GntR family transcriptional regulator: MSKDNTYYALKQKIIDSELEPNQAVNEENLAALLGVSRTPLREAIQRLENEDFLIRQPNGRLRVASLTIKEVEEIFQIRSMLEGYIARSAAKNATDKDIQKLTMMMEQIKHSFQHGDKRNFVSYGFEFHDYLSEISGLKTFEKVLNQLRDHSLRYCRYVSLHGDWNTQADEEHNYILQMIADKNEDGAEKAMRDHILSSLSTALERVKGIEAP, from the coding sequence TTGTCAAAGGATAATACCTACTATGCATTAAAGCAAAAAATAATAGATAGCGAGTTAGAGCCCAATCAAGCAGTAAATGAAGAAAATTTGGCGGCATTGCTCGGGGTCAGCCGCACTCCGCTAAGAGAAGCCATTCAGAGATTGGAGAATGAGGATTTTCTTATCCGTCAGCCGAATGGAAGGTTGCGGGTTGCCTCATTGACTATCAAAGAGGTTGAAGAGATATTTCAAATTCGCAGCATGCTAGAAGGCTATATTGCCAGAAGCGCAGCCAAGAATGCTACAGACAAAGATATTCAAAAGCTAACGATGATGATGGAGCAAATCAAACATTCCTTCCAGCATGGAGATAAGCGGAATTTTGTATCCTATGGCTTTGAGTTCCACGATTATTTATCCGAAATCAGTGGGTTGAAAACATTTGAGAAAGTTCTGAATCAGTTAAGAGATCATTCACTTCGCTACTGTCGATATGTATCCTTGCACGGAGATTGGAACACGCAAGCGGATGAAGAACATAATTACATCTTGCAAATGATAGCTGACAAAAATGAAGACGGTGCAGAAAAAGCCATGCGGGATCATATTTTAAGCAGTCTATCTACCGCGCTGGAACGTGTTAAAGGGATTGAAGCACCATAA
- a CDS encoding OsmC family protein, whose product MKHPFHLKAVWNGGRNSEGHIDVGGLKTTISIPQEMGGPGTGTNPDEMLLGAASTCYLITLAAMLERSDITPQDLTMESEAIVDVTNNVFTYERIMHKPRIVLKADATEAELTKAERLAHMAEKSCMISRAVAGNVTIETLPTIVTSGLNMV is encoded by the coding sequence TTGAAACATCCTTTTCATCTAAAAGCAGTTTGGAATGGCGGGCGTAACAGTGAAGGGCATATTGATGTAGGCGGGCTAAAAACGACAATTTCAATTCCGCAGGAGATGGGGGGGCCGGGAACAGGTACCAATCCTGACGAAATGCTTCTGGGGGCCGCATCGACCTGTTATCTGATTACGCTGGCAGCGATGCTTGAGCGTTCCGATATTACACCTCAGGATTTGACTATGGAGTCTGAAGCGATTGTGGATGTTACAAATAACGTGTTTACGTACGAACGGATCATGCACAAACCCCGGATTGTACTCAAAGCGGATGCAACTGAAGCAGAACTGACGAAAGCCGAACGGCTGGCACATATGGCAGAGAAGTCTTGTATGATTTCGAGAGCTGTAGCGGGTAATGTCACGATAGAAACACTGCCTACTATAGTAACATCAGGGCTTAACATGGTGTGA
- a CDS encoding pyrroline-5-carboxylate reductase family protein — MKSRIHFIGGGQMAEAIIRACIAGETLTAGQISVSDVNEARLQLLKAKYNVDTESPQEHGLSTAELIVIAVRPQDDLATLGQRVRQFASPAAAIVSIVAGVTLVQLEDYFGAERPIVRVIPNTLTDTGYGYSGVALNAHAARDQVEDFLLGFGKVQYLEESYIDIFTGFGVAGPNYIYYFIESFTDAGVLAGLPREQAWKVALENMLGAVAMLQQTGLHPRQLLDINNSPGGVGMHGLYELNNSDFAAGLQRSVLAAVKRTTELGVKK; from the coding sequence ATGAAGAGCAGGATACATTTCATTGGCGGAGGACAGATGGCCGAAGCGATCATCCGCGCATGTATTGCGGGTGAGACGCTGACTGCCGGTCAAATCAGTGTGTCAGATGTGAACGAAGCACGTCTTCAGCTGTTGAAGGCAAAATATAATGTAGATACAGAGAGTCCGCAGGAGCACGGCCTCTCTACAGCAGAGCTGATCGTTATTGCCGTCCGGCCGCAGGATGATCTGGCTACACTCGGACAAAGGGTCCGGCAATTCGCTTCACCGGCTGCCGCAATCGTGTCGATTGTGGCGGGGGTAACGCTTGTGCAGCTGGAGGATTATTTTGGAGCAGAACGCCCGATTGTCAGGGTTATTCCTAATACATTGACAGACACAGGATATGGATACAGCGGTGTGGCTTTGAATGCACATGCTGCCCGTGATCAAGTGGAGGATTTCCTGCTCGGCTTCGGCAAAGTACAATATCTTGAGGAATCCTACATTGATATCTTCACCGGCTTCGGTGTGGCCGGACCTAACTATATCTATTATTTCATTGAATCCTTTACGGATGCCGGTGTACTCGCCGGACTGCCGCGGGAACAGGCATGGAAGGTTGCGCTGGAGAATATGCTGGGAGCGGTGGCCATGCTGCAGCAGACCGGACTGCATCCAAGACAGCTGCTGGATATCAACAATTCACCCGGTGGTGTAGGCATGCATGGGTTGTACGAGCTGAACAACAGTGACTTCGCAGCCGGACTGCAGAGAAGTGTGCTGGCGGCCGTAAAGCGGACCACGGAGCTGGGAGTGAAGAAATAA
- a CDS encoding methionine ABC transporter ATP-binding protein, producing MIELRDVYKTFTRKEMQIDALKGINLKVEKGDIFGVIGYSGAGKSTLIRLVNYLERPTKGQVLVAGHDLGEYNDRELRAAKKNIGMIFQHFNLLESKKVFDNVAIPLVLLKKNKTEIRKRVEELLEFVGLSDKAGSYPSELSGGQKQRVGIARALASNPSILLCDEATSALDPQTTQSILQLLKRINAEYNITVMIITHEMSVIQEICNKVAVMEEGRIIEQGSVLDVFGHPKHETTQNFVKTVIQNSLTPSVQKSIKAEHGKLLYKLNFIGESASEPILYEMIRSSDIKVNILFANTTEIQEMTLGTVIIQLNGDQTEINNAIAFLKRNGVGVEEVESYVFDHSNR from the coding sequence ATGATTGAATTAAGGGATGTGTACAAGACATTCACCCGCAAAGAGATGCAGATTGATGCTCTGAAGGGAATTAACTTGAAGGTTGAAAAAGGCGATATCTTCGGGGTGATCGGCTACAGCGGTGCCGGGAAAAGCACATTAATCCGTTTAGTTAATTATCTGGAAAGACCGACAAAAGGACAGGTTCTGGTAGCCGGACATGACTTAGGCGAATATAACGACAGAGAGCTGCGGGCAGCGAAAAAGAACATAGGCATGATATTTCAGCATTTTAACCTCCTGGAATCTAAAAAAGTATTTGATAATGTTGCGATCCCTCTCGTCTTGCTGAAAAAGAATAAGACTGAAATCCGCAAGCGGGTAGAGGAGCTGCTCGAATTCGTCGGATTAAGCGACAAGGCCGGAAGTTATCCTAGTGAACTATCAGGCGGACAGAAACAGCGGGTTGGTATTGCCAGAGCGCTTGCCTCGAATCCCTCAATCCTTTTGTGTGACGAGGCGACCTCTGCCTTAGATCCACAGACAACACAATCGATTTTACAGCTGCTGAAAAGGATCAATGCAGAATACAACATTACGGTGATGATCATTACGCATGAAATGTCTGTCATCCAAGAGATTTGTAACAAGGTGGCAGTGATGGAAGAGGGAAGGATCATCGAACAAGGAAGCGTTCTGGATGTATTCGGTCACCCTAAACATGAAACCACGCAAAATTTTGTGAAAACTGTCATTCAGAATAGCCTGACTCCCAGCGTCCAAAAATCAATCAAAGCGGAACATGGAAAACTGCTCTATAAGCTTAATTTTATCGGGGAAAGTGCATCTGAGCCCATTCTGTATGAGATGATCCGTTCAAGCGATATAAAAGTCAATATCCTGTTTGCGAATACGACGGAGATTCAAGAAATGACACTGGGTACTGTAATCATTCAATTAAATGGAGACCAGACAGAGATTAATAATGCTATAGCTTTCTTAAAGAGAAATGGAGTAGGCGTGGAGGAGGTAGAATCTTATGTTTTCGACCACAGTAACAGGTGA
- a CDS encoding MetQ/NlpA family ABC transporter substrate-binding protein encodes MKKLMVVMLISVMAVLAACGNNNEAGSSGDKKKITVGFGVGTYEEQFRQSILPILEKKGYTVDIKTFSQNMQVNPAMKEGSIDASIFQSTAYMEAINKEIGADMTGIAYVPGAPQGLYSVNHTTLDDVKDGTTVAVPNDPVNQERALRILEELGWIKIKDGAGVADFNISSMEPDKYNIDIKVLDPAQILVSLQDVDYGVVNGNYIANSPDRKITDALKIENTPMQHRIIVSINKKDENTEWAKDLKAAYESKEFEEYILGQDKYDGFILPEAWKNN; translated from the coding sequence ATGAAAAAGTTAATGGTAGTGATGTTGATTAGTGTAATGGCGGTACTGGCGGCTTGCGGCAATAATAATGAAGCAGGAAGCTCCGGAGACAAGAAAAAAATTACGGTTGGATTTGGTGTTGGTACCTATGAGGAGCAATTCCGTCAATCGATTCTGCCGATCCTGGAGAAAAAGGGCTACACCGTAGATATTAAAACCTTCTCGCAAAACATGCAGGTCAATCCGGCAATGAAGGAAGGCTCTATTGACGCAAGCATTTTCCAAAGCACAGCCTATATGGAGGCTATCAATAAAGAAATTGGTGCAGACATGACCGGAATTGCATATGTACCAGGTGCTCCGCAAGGCCTTTATTCCGTAAATCATACGACGCTTGACGATGTAAAAGACGGTACGACTGTAGCAGTTCCTAATGATCCGGTAAACCAGGAGCGCGCGCTGCGTATTCTGGAAGAACTGGGCTGGATCAAAATTAAAGATGGAGCTGGTGTAGCGGATTTCAACATTAGCAGCATGGAGCCGGATAAGTACAATATTGATATTAAAGTGCTTGATCCCGCTCAAATTCTGGTCTCCCTTCAGGATGTTGATTATGGTGTTGTGAACGGGAATTACATTGCGAATTCACCAGACAGAAAGATTACGGATGCACTCAAGATAGAAAATACGCCGATGCAGCACAGAATCATCGTATCCATTAATAAAAAGGATGAAAATACCGAGTGGGCCAAAGACCTCAAGGCCGCCTATGAATCCAAAGAATTCGAAGAGTACATTCTTGGACAAGACAAATATGATGGTTTTATTCTGCCGGAAGCATGGAAGAACAACTAA
- a CDS encoding methionine ABC transporter permease encodes MFSTTVTGEQFFRAILETIQMVGFSLLLGALIGIPVGILLVITRPGGVLENRALYSILNPVINIVRSLPFIILLVAIIPFTRLIVHTSIGTSAAIVPLIIYIAPYIGRLVENSLLEVNPGILEAAEAMGATPFQVIWYFLLPEAVGSLILSLTTATIGLIGATAMAGTVGGGGVGDLAIVYGYQRFDTVVMVATVIILIFFVQGIQSLGNTLARKIRRY; translated from the coding sequence ATGTTTTCGACCACAGTAACAGGTGAACAATTTTTCCGGGCGATCTTAGAAACGATTCAAATGGTGGGGTTCTCCTTATTGCTAGGTGCCCTAATCGGGATTCCCGTCGGGATATTGCTCGTAATCACTCGTCCGGGAGGTGTTTTGGAGAACAGAGCCCTTTATTCCATACTAAATCCGGTGATTAACATTGTTCGCTCTCTGCCGTTTATTATTTTGCTGGTGGCGATTATTCCGTTTACCCGATTAATTGTTCATACTTCGATTGGGACAAGCGCAGCAATCGTACCGCTGATTATCTATATTGCCCCTTATATCGGACGGTTGGTAGAGAACTCTCTGCTTGAAGTGAATCCGGGAATTCTGGAAGCTGCCGAGGCGATGGGGGCTACTCCGTTCCAAGTGATCTGGTACTTTTTGCTGCCGGAAGCGGTCGGTTCCTTAATCCTGTCGTTGACTACGGCTACAATCGGGTTGATCGGGGCAACTGCCATGGCAGGTACGGTAGGCGGAGGAGGCGTTGGAGATTTGGCTATCGTCTATGGATACCAGCGGTTTGACACCGTAGTAATGGTAGCTACCGTCATTATTCTCATCTTTTTCGTGCAAGGCATTCAATCTTTAGGTAACACGCTGGCCAGAAAAATTCGCCGCTACTAG